In Brachypodium distachyon strain Bd21 chromosome 2, Brachypodium_distachyon_v3.0, whole genome shotgun sequence, one genomic interval encodes:
- the LOC100839208 gene encoding protein BOBBER 1, whose amino-acid sequence MGDGEPALRPPPSEPNAGNGLDLEKYSWTQQLPEVNITVPIPEGTKSRFVVCEIKKDHLKVGLKGQLPIVDGELHKQVKVDDCFWSIEDGNTLSILLTKQNQMEWWKSVIKGDPEVDTQRVEPESSKLSDLDPETRQTVEKMMFDQRQKQMGLPTSDEMQNQETLKKFMAEHPEMDFSGAKIA is encoded by the exons ATGGGCGACGGCGAACCGGCGCTTCGGCCACCACCCTCCG AACCAAATGCTGGCAATGGTCTTGATCTGGAGAAGTATTCCTGGACTCAGCAGCTGCCAGAGGTTAATATCACAGTTCCTATCCCTGAAGGAACAAAGTCAAGGTTTGTTGTCTGTGAGATTAAAAAGGATCATCTGAAGGTTGGGTTGAAGGGCCAGCTTCCTATCGTTGAT GGTGAGCTCCACAAACAAGTTAAAGTTGATGACTGCTTCTGGAGCATAG AGGATGGAAACACTCTGTCTATATTGCTTACGAAGCAGAATCAGATGGAATGGTGGAAATCTGTGATAAAAGGTGACCCTGAAGTTGATACCCAGCGTGTAGAGCCAGAGAGTAGCAAACTTTCTGATTTGGATCCTGAGACTAGACAAACTGTGGAGAAGATGATG TTTGACCAACGCCAAAAGCAGATGGGTCTCCCCACAAGTGACGAAATGCAGAATCAAGAAACGCTCAAGAAATTCATGGCCGAG CACCCGGAGATGGATTTCTCAGGGGCGAAAATAGCTTGA
- the LOC100826018 gene encoding probable serine incorporator: MTLDGINGGSVTMERDGGGGAAAGVTPAERERWCVWVAEECSPSGCACAMGPKPMMARYVYALVFLVTNLLAWTVRDYGHSALLELRRLRGCRGARYCLGAEGVLRISLGCFLFFFMMFLSTVNTRKVHDCRNSWHSEWWPVKILLWMGFTAVPFFAPSQLIQLYGKVAHFGAGAFLVIQLISVTRFITWINDCCRSETNLKKCHMHVLVASTVAYVGAVLGIALMYVWYVPRASCRLNSIFISVTLLLVLLMTFVSANSKVKAGYLAPGLMGVYVVFLCWAAIRSEPHTEVCNRKAGAATSADWLNIANFVIAVIVIVAATFSTGIDSKCLQFKSSETDSEDDIPYGFGFFHFVFAMGAMYFAMLFVGWNAHQKMEKWTIDVGWASTWVRVANEWLAAIVYIWMVIAPIVWKRRQVGSSATCP; the protein is encoded by the exons ATGACGCTTGACGGCATCAACGGCGGCAGCGTGACGATGGAgagggacggcggcggcggcgcggcggccggagtgacgccggcggagagggagaggtggtGCGTGTGGGTGGCGGAGGAGTGCTCGCCTTCAGGGTGCGCGTGCGCCATGGGGCCGAAGCCGATGATGGCGCGGTACGTGTACGCGCTGGTGTTCCTGGTGACGAACCTGCTGGCGTGGACGGTGCGGGACTACGGCCACTCGGCGCTTTTGGAGCTGCGGCGGctcaggggctgccgcggcgcgCGCTACTGCCTCGGCGCCGAGGGCGTGCTCCGGATCAGCCTCGGATGCTTC ctcttcttcttcatgatGTTCCTGTCGACGGTGAACACGAGGAAAGTGCACGACTGCCGGAACTCGTGGCACTCGGAGTGGTGGCCGGTCAAGATCCTCCTCTGGATGGGCTTCACCGCCGTCCCCTTCTTCGCCCCCTCCCAGCTCATCCAGCTCTACG GGAAGGTCGCGCATTTCGGAGCAGG GGCGTTCCTTGTGATCCAACTCATCAGCGTCACCAGGTTCATCACCTGGATCAACGACTGCTGCCGCTCCGAGACCAACCTCAAGAAATG CCACATGCACGTGCTGGTGGCGTCGACCGTGGCGTACGTGGGCGCCGTGCTGGGGATCGCGCTCATGTACGTGTGGTACGTGCCGAGGGCGTCCTGCAGGCTCAACTCCATCTTCATCTCCGTCACACTCCTGCTCGTGCTGCTCATGACCTTCGTCTCTGCCAACTCCAAGGTCAAGGCCGGGTACCTGGCGCCCGGGCTCATGGGGGTCTACGTCGTCTTCCTCTGCTGGGCCGCCATCAGAAG CGAGCCGCACACGGAGGTTTGCAACAGGAAAGCGGGCGCCGCAACCAGCGCAGATTGGCTCAACATAGCG AATTTTGTGATCGCGGTGATCGTGATCGTCGCGGCGACTTTCTCGACGGGGATAGATTCAAAGTGCCTGCAG TTCAAGAGCAGCGAGACGGACTCGGAGGACGACATCCCCTACGGCTTCGGCTTCTTCCACTTCGTGTTCGCCATGGGCGCCATGTACTTCGCCATGCTCTTCGTCGGCTGGAACGCGCACCAGAAGATGGAGAA GTGGACGATTGATGTGGGCTGGGCGAGCACGTGGGTGCGTGTGGCCAACGAATGGCTAGCGGCGATTGTGTACA TATGGATGGTGATCGCTCCGATCGTGTGGAAGAGGAGGCAGGTCGGGTCCTCGGCCACGTGTCCATGA